The Solanum pennellii chromosome 7, SPENNV200 DNA segment CAtacagataaaaaaaaaaaaaaacgagaATCATCTGATTCTTGTTGAGTAGCTTCTAAATGTTGAAAAGTGGAGAGGACTATACTAGgcttaatgtatttttttccaCAGGTTGTTATAAAGGTCTTGTAaagtttttgcaaaaaaaaaaatcatcaaaatttgtatcatcaaaaaaaaaaatgtaggaGAATACGCACAAAAATACGGATAAAATTGTCTAATTCTTGTTGAGTAGCATAATAAAATAGGATGTGAATCATGGTGATGCTATATGTATTATCCCCTCATATTATGGAGGATCTTGTAAAGTTATTtgcaaaagagtgtgaaatataTACTACAAAAAcaacatgaaaaattaaaagaaatcgTCCAATTTCTGCTGAGTGTgccctaaataatttttgtaaaaaaaaggTGTAGATCATGATGAGACTAAATGTATTATTCCCGAGGTCATTATGCAAGATCCTGTAaagttttttctcaaaaaaatgcCTGAAATTCATAGTACCAAAATATTCATGCActgaaacacataaaaaattaagataatcGTCTAATTCCCTATAGAATCACCGCTAAATGCTAAAAAGAATGGCATGAATCATGATGAAGCTACAGATATTGTTTCATGAGGTCAATACAAAGGGTCTtgtaaaaaaatacaaaaaaagtgaaatttaaATCACCAAAAGTTTCGTGGATAGTTTCTAGGCGGAACTCAGGGCAAGCTTTAAAAAAAGTAAGGAAAACTTTAAAATCTTATAGTCATAAATTAAAGATCGGGACTtataacatatcaaaatatcatttcaCACTTGTATTCATAGAAAGTGACATTCTTAAAAGTTAAAGTTCACActtttacatatacatatagaagaCCAAAATTCCACATGAACAAGATAGATTTCTCTATTCACCTTTCACCTTGTTAACAATGTACCTCAAGCATGATTGAGTCCATTTGTGTTTTTAACTTGTTGATCCTCCGAAACGATCTTCTTCCAGAACCAATGCTTTTCCCAAAGACGCATCATCTCTTCAATCGGAACTCCCTTTGTTTCAGGCAAGAACAGATAGATGAATATCGTCATGACAGCAATCCAACAGGAGAAAAACAGGAAAATCCCGAACCTCATAGCACATAAAAGTGAGAGGAAAGATTGTGCTATCGCAAATGTGAAGAACAAATTCACAGTAACTGTGATACTTTGGCCTGCTGATCTCGTCTCTAAAGGGAAAATTTCACTTGGCACTGTCCATCCAAGAGGCCCCCATGAGTATCCAAACGCCGCTACAAAGAGGCAAATGAAAACAACTACTACAATCGAGTAACCTCTTGATAGCTCCTTGTCACTACCAAATTTGAGTCCCAAGATTATCGCAACAATGACCtgaaataaggaaagaaaattATCTTCCATATGATATACCGATCAATTTAACTTCTATATACTGACAGTAACAAAACTTGGCCTCAGGTGATAGGTAAACCTATGACACCTTAACTCATCTCCATTGCGTTAGTTGAACATTCCAACTTAGAAAATGATCATCCAGACACCTATAACATGTATGTGCCACGTCAGTGTCCGAGGTCCACCAGACATAGACGAGTTGGAGTGTTTAGTTGTTGAGGAGTCTCAATGTGCACTCACAAAGCTGAAGTGCTTACTTGTCAGCTGAGGCTAAGTTCGAGTGTTTGTTTATGCATTACGCTTAACTAGAAGTGATAGTGAAAAACTTTTACTTCTAATAGATCACTATAATGACTTACAAGTGTATTGACAATATAGACATGTATGCTAGAAATTGACGAGTTTTATGTTGGCTATCAATCAGGACACGGGATGGCATAAAGGCTGACCAAGTAAGTAGAAAATCTTTACCTGACAGATGATCATTTGGATTCCACCGGTGATAAGAAGAACTCTTCGACCCCATCTATCGACAGTGGCCATCGATAAAAGTGTAGATGAAGCAAGAACTGCACCAGTCAAAGCAGAGGAATACAGAGAGGCTGCTCTTTTAAACCCCATACTCTGAAACAATACTGGGGCATAAAAAAGTATGATGTTAATGCCTGTAAGTATCTGAAAAGTCGGCATCAAAATCGCCATGATTAACTGAGGCCTGTTTCTCCTTTTAAGAATGTTTCTAAACGGATGCTTTACCGAACGTGCCAATTCACTTGCATCCACCATGTCTTCGAATTCTGCATCTACATTCTCGGTTCCTCTTATCCTCTCTAAAACACGTCTCCCTTTAGTTTTATTTCCTTGTTCGATTAAGCTGTTCGGTGTCTCGGGAAGAAGAATGCCTCCAACTGTCATAACGAAAGCCGGTGCTGCTGCTAAGCCTAACGAAAGTCTCCATCCCCATGGATGGAGTTTACTTGTTCCATAGTTTATCATGTTTGCTGTGAAGATTCCGAGTGTTGTTGCTAATTGAAACATCATGTTCAGACATCCTCTTAGGTGTGCTGGTGCCATCTCTGATAAATATAACGGAACTGCCTTCAAGAAGTGACACAGTTGAAACATTTATCTTAAAAAAGTTTCGAGTAACTTTTAcgagtttaagttatatacaccGACAGTATAGAAGAACTTGCGTACTATCCAACCACCTATATTAATAGTAATTGTATATTAATATGCTGAAAACAAGGCATGCTACCTCGCTATAACATACTCAGATACAATGATAGTGTTAAAAATTGTCTCGAACACGAGGCAATGCGATTCAATTCTTTTTCCAGTTTCGTACTTATTCATTTCTCAGTCTTACGATAAGACATATATGTGTGATTCAAGAAAGTTCTTTATAAAAATCTATGCTTATTGAAGGTTTGTACAAATATCTTAATATATCCGACATGGTCTGAACTTGCTTGGGATTGAGGCGTACTTATTGTAGTAAACAGATAACAGAATAGGAACACGTGACAACTAAATTTCAAGGTGAATTACCTGGTTGCCAAAGCCAATTCCAACACCTAGCATAATTCGTCCGGAAAGAAGCATGCCAAGGTTGACAGCAGCGGCATTAAGAACTGCTCCAATGAAGAAACTAATGCCACCGCATATTATACTTGCACGACGTCCATAGTTCCTTGTGATAGGAGATGCTACCGGAGATGCAACTAAACCAGCCATGTATAAAGACGAGGTAAATGCAGCAAGAACTTGGTTATTATACTTGCAATAGTTGTCTTCGTGAACGTGCTGCTTCTTTAGGTATACTGAGTAGAAGAATCGACGAAGAAATTCATCCATCGATGTCACTCCCCCTGTTATCATACATGAAGTGAAGATATAgttaagtaaataaaagtttACGCTCTctaacaattatatttttagtttagaCGGTCACACATTAATTTCAACATAGTATCAAAGCAAACAGACCAGAAACCACAGATGTCCTTCGTTTGAATCTCTAAGCTAGTCGAACATTTCAACATCAATGACGCAGTTCGTTTACTCTTCAAACGGAAGTTGAAGAAGTTCCAGAGACTAACTGTAGAGTAGTCATAGCCATCCATCCCGGTCTGCCGGAGGGGCAGGTGTAATTCATGCTagaattttccaaaaaatacaACTTCACTCGTGTCGAATCCATCAAAAGTATGTACTTTTTAAAGGATTTGACATGATTAAAGTGGCATTCCTAAACTCTTAAGACAAAACAGTCACACAATAATTCAACATGATATGAAAACAGGCATACGTTCGTAGATTGAATCTCAAAGATTTTAAATGAGATGGTCACACAGTCAACGATAATGCTGAAAATGATCATACAACTAAACAAAATAATGATATAGTCTTTTCACTCTACAAGTTGAGAATCTACAAACACCATAAAATCTCAACACAGTGCATTAAACTTCCACTATTCGCAGAGTCCGAGGAAAGCCAAACCACAACGCTCTATTGTACACAGTCTTACCGTGCATTTGTTATTTCACTATCCACTTTATAATCTTTGttatttcaccttttttttcgAAAATAGTGGAAGTTCCAGAGGAGTAGGTATAATTCATTGACTCCAATTTACCAAAAATGTTCATAAAAATGATGACATTCTTGAAAAATCCGAGCACAAAGAGTGAGCCCCTTTTTCTGGAGAAGCAGTACTGCAATGTAACACATTGTTCGGATCTTTCAAAAATACTACCACCTCGTGCACAAATCCATTAGAACCCGAgcataatgacatttttgaaaaatccgaaCAACCTAACAATAATTCATCTTCTTCCAATTctaaacccccccccctccctaATCTCCTACCACATAgcataaaaagaaaaggaaaagctCTTTTTAAAAGGGGTGTGTATTAAACTCGTTGTTACACTCGTGTCAGATCCTTAAAACAtgtaaaaacatgaaaattttaacatatgtacactaacatttttaaaaaattcgaaCAAACATATTAGTAATTCATCTTTCTTCcaattctctaaaaaaaaaaaaaggaaaaaggggaaaaaattctaatatttcatcatcaatttataaagtaaaattacaataattttttccccaataattatcataattaatCACCTGAAATTCCAATATCATATCCAAAGAGTGAACCTCCAACAGCAGCAACAATACATGCTATGATGACATAAAGAGTGAGTTTTCCATTGTAATTTTCAGCTCTTTCTTTGTTTACACCAATTGAACCAATTCCTCCTCCTGCCATCTtcaatttcttgaaaataataataataataataaaactctGAATCAAAAACAgagaaatttttgttaaaagtttcttattaatattatgtACATTcccctctttttatttttttttcactttgattGACTTGAATAGTAAGTACTTTATAATAGGCAAAtcatttaatacaaaaatttgattctgttttaatttatttgtcttgtttattattttagtcagttttaaATAACAACTTATCTTTGTAATCTTTTTAATAattgtttagttttaattttttatatgacaTGTTTTAAGACAATTAAATTAGacaaaaatttgatatatttacaAAGTTtaatgttgttttattttatttcttaaattttgtgtgTAGTTagtatatgataaataaatcgAAACATATGGAGTATTGTTTCATCTATCTcgattttagtaatttttcttGCTTATCGAATAATTAATttcgttaatttttttaaagcttAATTGTATcatattgatttaatattttaaaaataaaatt contains these protein-coding regions:
- the LOC107024314 gene encoding sugar transport protein 7 isoform X1, translating into MAGGGIGSIGVNKERAENYNGKLTLYVIIACIVAAVGGSLFGYDIGISGGVTSMDEFLRRFFYSVYLKKQHVHEDNYCKYNNQVLAAFTSSLYMAGLVASPVASPITRNYGRRASIICGGISFFIGAVLNAAAVNLGMLLSGRIMLGVGIGFGNQAVPLYLSEMAPAHLRGCLNMMFQLATTLGIFTANMINYGTSKLHPWGWRLSLGLAAAPAFVMTVGGILLPETPNSLIEQGNKTKGRRVLERIRGTENVDAEFEDMVDASELARSVKHPFRNILKRRNRPQLIMAILMPTFQILTGINIILFYAPVLFQSMGFKRAASLYSSALTGAVLASSTLLSMATVDRWGRRVLLITGGIQMIICQVIVAIILGLKFGSDKELSRGYSIVVVVFICLFVAAFGYSWGPLGWTVPSEIFPLETRSAGQSITVTVNLFFTFAIAQSFLSLLCAMRFGIFLFFSCWIAVMTIFIYLFLPETKGVPIEEMMRLWEKHWFWKKIVSEDQQVKNTNGLNHA
- the LOC107024314 gene encoding sugar carrier protein A isoform X2, with protein sequence MHGGVTSMDEFLRRFFYSVYLKKQHVHEDNYCKYNNQVLAAFTSSLYMAGLVASPVASPITRNYGRRASIICGGISFFIGAVLNAAAVNLGMLLSGRIMLGVGIGFGNQAVPLYLSEMAPAHLRGCLNMMFQLATTLGIFTANMINYGTSKLHPWGWRLSLGLAAAPAFVMTVGGILLPETPNSLIEQGNKTKGRRVLERIRGTENVDAEFEDMVDASELARSVKHPFRNILKRRNRPQLIMAILMPTFQILTGINIILFYAPVLFQSMGFKRAASLYSSALTGAVLASSTLLSMATVDRWGRRVLLITGGIQMIICQVIVAIILGLKFGSDKELSRGYSIVVVVFICLFVAAFGYSWGPLGWTVPSEIFPLETRSAGQSITVTVNLFFTFAIAQSFLSLLCAMRFGIFLFFSCWIAVMTIFIYLFLPETKGVPIEEMMRLWEKHWFWKKIVSEDQQVKNTNGLNHA